The following coding sequences are from one Mus pahari chromosome X, PAHARI_EIJ_v1.1, whole genome shotgun sequence window:
- the Dusp9 gene encoding dual specificity protein phosphatase 9 — protein sequence MESLSRSCLWLRQELSSPRPQLLLLDCRSRELYESARICGALSVALPSLMLRRLRRGSMSVRSLLPGPPLQPPPPAPVLLYDQGSSGRGQCHREAAEAEAKAEAKAEVEAKAEAKAEAEEWDADSVLGVLLQKLREEGYPAYYLQGGFSKFQAECPHLCETSFSGRAGSGLGSMSSPVPVVGLGGLCLSSDFSDAESEADRDTLSCGLDSESTTSPPAGLLPPFPVQILPNLYLGSARDSANLESLAKLGIRYILNVTPNLPNLFEKNGDFHYKQIPISDHWSQNLSQFFPEAIAFIDEALSQNCGVLVHCLAGVSRSVTVTVAYLMQKLHLSLNDAYDLVKRKKSNISPNFNFMGQLLDFERSLRLRGKRAGGRGSGGPESTVSDPPSFFTTPTSDGVFELDPT from the exons ATGGAGAGTCTGAGTCGGTCATGCCTGTGGCTGCGTCAGGAGCTATCCTCCCCGCGCCCACAGCTTCTGCTGCTGGACTGCCGCAGCCGGGAGCTGTATGAGTCGGCGCGCATCTGCGGGGCGCTGAGCGTGGCCCTGCCCTCGCTGATGCTGCGCCGCCTGCGGAGGGGGAGCATGTCGGTGCGGTCGCTCTTGCCTGGGCCACCACTGCAGCCTCCCCCACCGGCCCCTGTGCTCCTGTACGACCAGGGTAGTAGTGGCCGTGGCCAATGCCATCGTGAAGCAGCAGAGGCTGAAGCAAAGGCCGAAGCTAAGGCTGAAGTGGAGGCCAAAGCGGAGGCTAAAGCGGAGGCTGAAGAGTGGGATGCTGACTCGGTGCTGGGCGTCCTGCTCCAGAAGCTGCGGGAAGAAGGCTACCCAGCATACTACCTACAGG GTGGCTTCAGCAAGTTCCAGGCGGAGTGTCCTCACCTTTGTGAAACCAGCTTCAGTGGTCGTGCTGGCTCAGGCCTGGGCTCAATGTCTAGCCCAGTGCCTGTGGTGGGGCTAGGTGGCCTGTGCTTGAGCTCTGATTTCTCTGATGCAGAATCTGAGGCTGATCGTGACACCTTGAGCTGTGGCCTAGATTCTGAGAGCACCACATCCCCTCCAGCTGGGCTGCTACCACCCTTCCCAGTCCAGATCCTGCCCAATCTCTACCTAGGAAGTGCTCGAGATTCAGCCAATTTGGAGAGCCTGGCCAAGCTTGGCATCCGCTATATCCTCAATGTCACCCCCAACCTTCCTAACCTCTTTGAGAAGAATGGTGACTTCCACTACAAGCAGATCCCCATCTCTGACCATTGGAGCCAGAATCTGTCCCAGTTCTTTCCGGAGGCCATTGCATTCATTG ATGAGGCCTTGTCGCAGAACTGTGGGGTGCTCGTCCACTGTCTGGCAGGGGTCAGCCGCTCTGTCACTGTCACCGTGGCCTACCTCATGCAGAAGCTTCACCTCTCACTCAACGATGCCTACGACTTGGTCAAGCGGAAGAAGTCTAACATCTCACCTAACTTCAACTTTATGGGGCAGCTGCTAGACTTTGAACGAAGCCTGCGCCTGAGGGGGAAGCGCGCCGGAGGGCGGGGCAGTGGGGGACCAGAGTCCACTGTCTCAGACCCACCTTCCTTCTTTACTACCCCTACCAGCGATGGGGTCTTTGAGCTGGACCCCACATAA
- the Pnck gene encoding calcium/calmodulin-dependent protein kinase type 1B yields MLLLKKQTEDISSVYEIREKLGSGAFSEVMLAQERGSAHLVALKCIPKKALRGKEALVENEIAVLRRISHPNIVALEDVHESPSHLYLAMELVTGGELFDRIMERGSYTEKDASHLVGQVLGAVSYLHSLGIVHRDLKPENLLYATPFEDSKIMVSDFGLSKIQAGNMLGTACGTPGYVAPELLEQKPYGKAVDVWALGVISYILLCGYPPFYDESDPELFSQILRASYEFDSPFWDDISESAKDFIRHLLERDPQKRFTCQQALQHLWISGDAALDRDILGSVSEQIQKNFARTHWKRAFNATSFLRHIRKLGQSPEGEEASRQCMTRHSHPGLGTSQSPKW; encoded by the exons atgCTGCTGCTCAAGAAACAGACGGAGGACATCAGCAGTGTCTATGAGATCCGGGAGAAGCTGGGCTC GGGTGCCTTCTCTGAGGTGATGCTGGCTCAGGAAAGGGGTTCTGCTCATCTTGTGGCCCTCAAGTGCATTCCCAAGAAAGCACTTCGGGGCAAGGAGGCCCTGGTGGAGAATGAGATCGCGGTACTCCGCAG AATCAGCCATCCCAATATTGTGGCTCTGGAGGATGTCCATGAGAGTCCTTCCCATCTCTACTTGGCCATGGAGCT AGTAACAGGTGGTGAACTGTTTGATCGCATCATGGAGCGGGGCTCCTACACAGAGAAGGACGCCAGCCACCTTGTAGGGCAGGTCCTTGGCGCTGTCTCCTACCTTCATAGCCTGGGCATCGTGCACCGGGACCTCAAG CCTGAAAACCTCCTCTATGCCACACCTTTTGAGGACTCCAAGATCAtggtctctgactttggcttgtccaAAATACAAGCTGGCAACATGCTAGGCACAGCCTGTGGGACCCCAGGATATGTGG CCCCAGAGCTCCTGGAGCAGAAACCCTACGGGAAGGCCGTAGATGTGTGGGCCCTGGGTGTCATCTCCTACATCCT GCTGTGTGGGTACCCCCCCTTCTATGATGAGAGCGATCCTGAACTCTTCAGCCAGATTCTGAGGGCCAGCTATGAGTTTGACTCCCCCTTTTGGGATGACATCTCAGAATCAG CCAAAGACTTCATTCGCCACCTTCTGGAACGTGATCCCCAGAAGAGATTCACCTGCCAACAGGCCCTACAGCATCTTTG GATCTCCGGGGATGCAGCCTTGGATAGGGACATCCTGGGATCTGTCAGTGAGCAGATCCAGAAGAATTTTGCCAGGACCCACTGGAAg CGTGCATTCAACGCCACATCATTCCTACGTCACATCCGTAAGCTGGGACAAAGCCCAGAGGGTGAGGAGGCCTCCAGGCAGTGTATGACCCGTCATAGCCACCCAGGCCTTGGGACTAGCCAGTCCCCCAAGTGGTGA